The window TGGACTCTTTAACATACTTGACCATACCCCCGGTACTTAAGACCGCATCGGCAATGTCTATTACCTCTGGTTTGCATTCAGGATGTACCACTGCTACGGCTTCGGGATGTTCATCCTTTAACAGCAGGACATCCCCGGCCAGTATCTGGTGGTGTGTTGGGCAGTAACCATCCCATATAATAATATTTTTATCAGTGTTACGCTGCACATACATTGCCAGGTTCTTATCTGGTACGAAGATCACGTCATCCTCTTCCAGGCTGTTCACTACCTGCACAGCATTTGAAGAGGTGCAACAGACATCTGATTCAGCTTTCACAGCTGCGCTTGTGTTCACATATGCGACCACAATGGCACCAGGATGTTCTTTTTTCATCTGAATCAGGGTTTCAGGTGTGATCATAGCCGCCATAGGGCACTGGGCTGCCAGTTCAGGCATCAATACGGTCTTTTGCGGGCTCAATATAGCTGCACTTTCAGCCATAAAGTCCACTCCGCAGAACACGATCACTTCAGCTTCATGTGCTGCAGCCTGCTGGCTTAACCCCAGGCTGTCTCCTGTAAAATCAGCAATATCCTGAACCTCCCCACGCTGGTAATTATGGGCTAAAATAACTGCATTACGTTCTTCTTTCAGTTCAAGAATTCGATCAATAAGCTTATTATTATTCTGGGAATTCATTTAAATAACCCGTGAGTCAATCTCAGTCCAGTCACAAATTATTGCAATGGGATAAAATACTTTCCCACTGATCTTAATTATGCACCCTGCTGAGAAGACTATTTCAAAAAACGTACATGAAATTCTTCGAATAACATGCACAAAAATATGAAAGTACCCCT of the Methanosarcinales archaeon genome contains:
- the nadA gene encoding quinolinate synthase NadA, with protein sequence MNSQNNNKLIDRILELKEERNAVILAHNYQRGEVQDIADFTGDSLGLSQQAAAHEAEVIVFCGVDFMAESAAILSPQKTVLMPELAAQCPMAAMITPETLIQMKKEHPGAIVVAYVNTSAAVKAESDVCCTSSNAVQVVNSLEEDDVIFVPDKNLAMYVQRNTDKNIIIWDGYCPTHHQILAGDVLLLKDEHPEAVAVVHPECKPEVIDIADAVLSTGGMVKYVKESRNNEFIIGTEVGMLHRLKNENPDKIFYPASKYAVCPNMKMNSLKSIIDALEKNQYVITVPQPLRIRAKQALDRMLEAGRGD